One genomic segment of Gadus chalcogrammus isolate NIFS_2021 chromosome 3, NIFS_Gcha_1.0, whole genome shotgun sequence includes these proteins:
- the LOC130379478 gene encoding ATP-binding cassette sub-family E member 1, which yields MSEKNTRIAIVNHDKCKPKKCRQECKKSCPVVRMGKLCIEVTNQSKIVWISESLCIGCGICIKKCPFGSLSIINLPSNLEKETTHRYCANAFKLHRLPIPRPGEVLGLVGTNGIGKSTALKILAGKQKPNLGKFDDPPDWQEILTYFRGSELQNYFTKILEDDLKAIVKPQYVDQIPRTVQGSVGEILSRKDDSKTETTVCAQLDLTHLRERNVEDLSGGELQRFAIAVVCIQRADIFMFDEPSSYLDVKQRLKAAITIRSLIRPDRYIIVVEHDLSVLDYLSDFICCLYGVPSAYGVVTMPFSVREGINIFLDGYVPTENLRFRETSLVFKVAETASEEEVKKMCRYQYPNMKKALGDFSLRIVEGEFTDSEIMVMLGENGTGKTTFIRMLAGRLKPDEGGDVPVLNVSYKPQKISPKFKGSVRALLHDKIRDAYTHPQFVTDVMKPLQMDSIIDQAVQNLSGGELQRVALALCLGKPADVYLIDEPSAYLDSEQRLIAARVIKRFILHAKKTAFVVEHDFIMATYLADRVIVFDGNPSKDCAANTPQTLLAGMNKFLSQLEITFRRDPNNFRPRINKMNSIKDVEQKKSGNYFFLDD from the exons ATGTCTGAGAAAAATACTAGAATTGCCATTGTCAACCATGACAAGTGCAAGCCAAAGAAATGCCGTCAGGAGTGCAAGAAGAGCTGTCCAGTGGTTCGCATGG GTAAACTGTGCATAGAGGTGACAAACCAAAGCAAGATTGTCTGGATCTCAGAATCGCTTTGTATTGGTTGCGGAATATGTATCAAG AAATGTCCATTTGGCAGTCTGTCCATTATCAACTTGCCGAGCAACCTTGAGAAGGAAACCACTCACAGATATTGTGCCAACGCTTTCAAGTTGCATCG ATTACCGATTCCTCGACCCGGTGAGGTTCTGGGTCTGGTCGGCACCAATGGAATTGGGAAATCCACAGCGTTGAAAATTCTGGCTGGGAAACAGAAACCCAACCTGGGGAAGTTTGAT GATCCCCCCGACTGGCAGGAGATCCTCACCTATTTCCGTGGTTCTGAGCTCCAAAACTACTTCACCAAGATCCTGGAGGACGACCTCAAGGCTATTGTCAAGCCGCAGTACGTCGACCAGATCCCCAGGACCGTCCAG GGCAGCGTGGGAGAGATCCTGAGCAGAAAAGATGACTCCAAAACCGAGACCACAGTGTGTGCTCAGCTCG ATCTGACCCACCTCAGGGAGAGGAACGTGGAGGATCTCTCTGGAGGGGAACTGCAGCGCTTCGCCATCGCTGTGGTCTGCATCCAGAGGGCCGACAT ctTCATGTTTGACGAGCCCTCCAGCTACCTGGATGTGAAGCAGCGCTTAAAAGCTGCCATCACCATCCGATCCCTCATCAGGCCGGACAG ATACATCATTGTGGTGGAGCATGACCTGAGTGTGTTGGACTACCTGTCTGACTTCATCTGCTGCCTGTATGGGGTGCCCAGCGCGTACGGAGTGGTCACCATGCCCTTCAGCGTCAGGGAAG GTATCAACATCTTCCTGGACGGTTACGTGCCCACGGAGAACCTGCGCTTCAGGGAGACCTCGCTGGTCTTCAAGGTGGCGGAGACGgccagtgaggaggaggtgaagaagatgTGCCGctaccagtaccccaacatgaAGAAGGCCCTGGGGGACTTCAGCCTGCGCATTGTGGAGGGGGAGTTCACTGACTCCGAGATCATGGTCATGCTGGGGGAGAACG GGACGGGTAAAACGACATTCATCAGAATGCTTGCAGGGCGACTGAAGCCGGACGAAGGAG GTGATGTGCCCGTCTTGAACGTCAGCTACAAACCACAGAAGATCAGCCCCAAATTTAAA GGGAGTGTGAGGGCTCTGCTTCACGACAAGATCCGGGacgcctacacacaccctcagtTCGTCACCGACGTGATGAAGCCCTTGCAGATGGACAGCATCATCGACCAGGCC GTCCAGAACCTCTCTGGAGGAGAGTTGCAGAGGGTCGCACTGGCCCTCTGTCTGGGGAAGCCCGCTGACGTCTACCTGATCGACGAACCCTCTGCCTACCTGGACTCAGAACAGCGTCTCATCGCTGCCAGGGTTATTAAACG ATTCATCCTCCATGCTAAGAAGACGGCATTCGTGGTGGAGCACGACTTCATCATGGCCACCTACCTGGCGGACCGCGTCATCGTGTTCGATGGTAATCCCTCCAAGGACTGCGCCGCCAACAC